TTAAAATGTTTATAACTTCATCTGTCAAAGGTAACATAAAATCTTGTAAATTATGATTTTTAACTTTCATTAAATTTCTTGGAATAGTTAAAATTTTATTTTCAAAATCTATATATTCCCATTTTAAAAAGCATAAATTATAAGCTCTTAAGGGTATATGTAAAACAAATTTTAAAGCATTTTTTATAGATATGCTTCCATTATATCCATATACTTTATTTACAAGTTCTTTAAAAATATCCTCATCTGTAATTTTTGCATAGTTATTTCTAACTCTCTTTTCTACAAGAACATCATTTTTATTTATATTTGCTAAATAGTTGTATTCACAATAATCTTTCAAAACTGCAAAAGCCCATAAATTTTGAAGATAGTTAAAAAGTCTTGAAGCCGTCTCTTTTGCTGTTTTTTCTTTATCTTCTAAAAGTTTTAATAATTCTAATTTTGTAATATCTTTTATATTTCTATCTTTAAATCTTGGTAAAACATAGTTTAAAAAGAGATTATATTTTCTATCATATGTTACTTTTTCAAGTGTCTTTTTTTGTCTAATAAACCACTCTTCCATAACATTTTGAAATAAACCTTTATTGTTTATTTGTTCTTCATTCTTTATATTTTTCTCTTGTTCTATTGGATCTATGTTATTAGAAATAGTTTGTTTTAAATTGGCTCTTAACTCTCTTGCTTTAGATAAACTAATAGTTGGATAAATTCCTAAAGATTTTTTTCGTCTTTTTTTAAGTGTAGGTGAAACATAAACAAACTCCCATATTTTACTACCATTTACTTTTATAAGTAAATGTAATCCTTGCCCATCACTTAATGTGTATTCTTTTGTTTTTGGTTTAGAATTTGATATTTTTGTATCTGTTAGAGGAGTTGGAATTTTTGGCATTTTTATATTCTTTATTTCATTTTTGTTACTTCATAAAATAAATGTAACATAAAAATTATAACAAAGGTAACATAAAAGGTAACAAAGATTTAAAGATTATAGGGTATTATATAAGACTATAAAAGATTAAAATTATTTTTAAATTATCGATAAAACAGTCATTTGGTAGATTATTTGATATGATAAGAGATTAATTTATGGTGGAGATGTGCGGGATCGAACCGCAGTCTTAAAACAGCTTATATTAGCGTCTACATGCTTAGCGAAGTTGAAAAAATTCATTTTAT
The Aliarcobacter faecis genome window above contains:
- a CDS encoding tyrosine-type recombinase/integrase, which gives rise to MPKIPTPLTDTKISNSKPKTKEYTLSDGQGLHLLIKVNGSKIWEFVYVSPTLKKRRKKSLGIYPTISLSKARELRANLKQTISNNIDPIEQEKNIKNEEQINNKGLFQNVMEEWFIRQKKTLEKVTYDRKYNLFLNYVLPRFKDRNIKDITKLELLKLLEDKEKTAKETASRLFNYLQNLWAFAVLKDYCEYNYLANINKNDVLVEKRVRNNYAKITDEDIFKELVNKVYGYNGSISIKNALKFVLHIPLRAYNLCFLKWEYIDFENKILTIPRNLMKVKNHNLQDFMLPLTDEVINILNEQKEFSSRYTNLKEFIFIGTDNISPINRESPNQALIRLGFTAEKKQSLHSFRGSFRTITEEKQDIHKIDTRIIESVLDHHKEGKVELSYKNRIVYLERQKPLMNWWSNYILNLKY